A single region of the Manihot esculenta cultivar AM560-2 chromosome 12, M.esculenta_v8, whole genome shotgun sequence genome encodes:
- the LOC110627302 gene encoding CLIP-associated protein isoform X1, with product MEEALELARAKDAKERMAGVERLHQLLEASRKSLSSAETTSLVDCCLDLLKDNNFKVSQGALQALASAAVLSGEHLKLHFNALVPAVVERLGDAKQPVRDAARRLLLTLMEVSSPTIIVERAGSYAWTHKSWRVREEFSRTVTSAIGLFAATELPLQRAILPPILQMLSDPNPGVREAAILCIEEMYTQAGPQFRDELHRHHLPMSMMKDINARLEKIEPQIRPSDGPTGNFATGEMKPMNLNPKKSSPKSKSSTRETSLFGGESDVTEKPIEPIKVYSEKELIREIEKIASTLVPEKDWSIRIAAMQRVEGLVLGGAADYSCFRGLLKQLVGPLSTQLSDRRSSIVKQACHLLCFLSKELLGDFEACAEIFIPVLFKLVVITVLVIAESADNCIKTMLRNCKVARVLPRIADCAKNDRNAVLRARCCEYALLILEYWADAPEIQRSADLYEDLIRCCVADAMSEVRATARMCYRMFAKTWPERSRRLFSCFDPVIQRIINEEDGGLHRRHASPSLRDRSSQLSFASQASTHPNLPGYGTSAIVAMDRTSSLSSGTSLSSGLVSQVKPLGRGTERSLESVLHASKQKVTAIESMLRGLEVSDKQNPSALRSSSLDLGVDPPSSRDPPFPATVPVSNHLTNSLTLDSTTTSISKSGNRNGGLVLSDIITQIQASKDSSKLSYQSSAATESLSAFSSYSAKRASERLQERGYIEESNDIREARRYANPHVDRQYIDMSYKDVNLRDSQNSHIPNFQRPLLRKHVAGRMSAGRRRSFDDSQLSLGEMSNYVEGPASLTDALSEGLSPSSDWNARVAAFNYLRSLLQQGPKGIQEVIQNFEKVMKLFFQHLDDPHHKVAQAALSTLADIIPSCRKPFESYMERILPHVFSRLIDPKELVRQPCSTTLEIVSKTYSVDTLLPALLRSLDEQRSPKAKLAVIEFAISSFNKHAMNSEGSGNTGILKLWLAKLTPLAHDKNTKLKEAAITCIISVYSHYDPTAVLNFILSLSVEEQNSLRRALKQYTPRIEVDLMNFLQSKKERQRSKSSYDPSDVVGTSSEEGYIGVSKKSHFFGRYSAGSNDSDGGRKWSSTQESLITGSIGQAASDETQENLHQNFENNSNADIHSSKTRDLTFMVNPTTENVGSRASRLENEDNSLNFEDLSTPHLDINRLLSSEALVDAEGIQRDNEASLDLNLNHHKPAAIKINSFSDSGPSIPQILHLICNGNDESPAPAASKRGALQQLTEASVSNDHSVWSKYFNQILTVVLEVLDDTESSIRELALSLIVEMLKNQKDAMEDSVEIVIEKLLHVMKDSVPKVSNEAEHCLSIVLSQYDPFRCLSVVVPLLVTEDEKTLVTCINCLTKLVGRLSQEELMTQLPSFLPALFEAFGNQSADVRKTVVFCLVDIYIMLGKAFLPYLEGLNSTQLRLVTIYANRISQARTGTAIDATHE from the exons ATGGAGGAAGCGCTGGAACTGGCGCGTGCCAAGGACGCCAAGGAGCGGATGGCTGGAGTGGAGAGGTTGCACCAGCTTCTAGAAGCTTCCAGGAAGAGTTTGAGTTCCGCCGAAACCACTTCTCTAGTCGACTGCTGCTTAGATCTTTTGAAAGATAACAATTTCAAAGTCTCTCAAGGTGCTTTACAGGCGTTAGCTTCGGCTGCTGTGTTGTCCGGTGAGCATTTGAAATTGCATTTTAATGCGCTTGTCCCCGCCGTCGTCGAGCGGTTAGGGGATGCTAAACAACCCGTTAGAGACGCTGCCAGACGTCTTTTGCTCACTCTCATGGAG GTTTCTTCACCAACAATTATTGTTGAGAGAGCAGGCTCTTATGCCTGGACACATAAAAGCTGGAGGGTTCGAGAGGAATTTTCTAGGACTGTCACATCGGCAATTGGTCTTTTTGCAGCTACTGAGCTTCCTCTTCAGCGGGCTATTCTCCCTCCT ATATTGCAGATGTTGAGTGACCCAAATCCTGGTGTTAGGGAAGCTGCTATATTGTGCATTGAG GAGATGTATACACAGGCAGGGCCTCAATTCCGTGATGAGCTTCATCGGCATCATCTTCCTATGTCTATG ATGAAAGATATTAATGCTAGGTTAGAGAAGATTGAACCACAAATACGCCCTTCAGATGGGCCTACTGGTAACTTTGCTACTGGAGAAATGAAGCCTATGAACCTTAACCCCAAGAAAAGTAGTCCAAAGTCCAAGAGCTCCACAAGGGAGACGTCTCTTTTCGGAG GAGAAAGTGATGTTACAGAGAAACCCATTGAGCCAATTAAGGTTTATTCAGAAAAGGAGCTAATTAGGGAAATTGAAAAGATTGCTTCTACCCTTGTTCCCGAAAAGGATTGGTCTATACGCATTGCTGCCATGCAGAGAGTTGAAGGTCTTGTTTTAGGAg GTGCTGCTGattactcatgctttcggggacTTCTGAAGCAGCTTGTTGGTCCTCTAAGCACACAGTTATCTGATCGAAGGTCTAGCATAGTGAAGCAG gcTTGCCATCTACTATGCTTTTTGTCGAAGGAACTCTTGGGAGATTTTGAGGCGTGCGCTGAGATATTTATTCCT GTCCTTTTCAAGCTGGTTGTGATTACTGTACTCGTAATTGCAGAATCTGCAGATAACTGCATAAAAACA atGTTGCGTAATTGCAAAGTTGCCCGTGTGCTTCCTCGCATAGCTGATTGTGCAAAGAATGATCGCAATGCAGTACTTCGTGCAAG ATGTTGTGAATATGCACTACTGATACTAGAATATTGGGCTGATGCTCCAGAAATACAGCGGTCAGCTGATCTTTATGAAGATCTGATAAGGTGTTGTGTTGCAGATGCAATGAGCGAG GTGCGAGCAACTGCAAGAATGTGCTATAGAATGTTTGCAAAAACTTGGCCAGAACGTTCCCGCCGcttattttcatgttttgatcCTGTTATTCAACGG ATTATTAATGAAGAGGATGGGGGCTTGCATAGGCGACATGCCTCTCCTTCCCTCCGAGATAGAAGTTCACAATTGTCATTTGCCTCTCAAGCATCTACTCATCCAAATTTACCTGGATATGGAACTTCTGCAATTGTTGCAATGGATAGAACATCAAGCTTGTCCTCTGGGACATCTCTCTCTTCTGGCCTGGTGTCTCAAGTAAAGCCCCTTGGTAGAGGTACTGAACGTAGCCTCGAGAGTGTACTGCATGCAAGTAAACAGAAGGTCACTGCTATTGAAAGCATGCTTAGAGGTTTGGAAGTATCAGACAAACAGAACCCTTCAGCCCTTCGGTCATCCAGTTTGGATCTAG GAGTTGACCCTCCATCATCTCGTGATCCACCATTCCCTGCTACCGTTCCAGTTTCTAATCATCTCACAAACTCTCTAACTTTAGATTCAACCACTACTAGCATCAGTAAAAGTGGTAACCGCAATGGTGGCTTGGTTTTGTCTGATATTATCACTCAAATTCAAGCATCTAAAGATTCCTCTAAATTATCATATCAAAGTAGTGCAGCAACTGAGTCCCTGTCAGCATTTTCATCATATTCAGCCAAGAGGGCCTCTGAAAGACTCCAAGAAAGAGGTTACATCGAAGAGAGCAATGACATTAGGGAAGCTAGGCGATATGCAAATCCACATGTTGACAGGCAGTATATAGATATGTCTTACAAAGATGTAAACTTGAGGGATTCTCAGAACAGTCACATTCCCAACTTTCAAAGGCCACTTTTAAGAAAGCACGTAGCTGGACGAATGTCTGCTGGCAGGAGGAGAAGTTTTGATGACAGCCAACTTTCGCTTGGGGAGATGTCAAACTACGTAGAAGGACCTGCATCTCTCACTGATGCGCTGAGTGAGGGACTCAGTCCCAGTTCCGACTGGAATGCTAGAGTTGCTGCTTTTAATTACCTTCGGTCTTTGCTGCAGCAGGGGCCCAAAGGTATTCAGGAAGTGATCCAGAATTTTGAGAAGGTGATGAAGCTGTTTTTCCAGCACTTGGATGATCCCCACCATAAAGTTGCACAAGCGGCACTTTCAACCCTTGCAGACATCATTCCCTCTTGCCGAAAGCCCTTTGAGAGTTACATGGAAAGGATCTTACCTCATGTTTTTTCTCGATTAATTGACCCCAAGGAACTGGTTAGGCAACCTTGCTCAACAACTTTGGAGATTGTCAGCAAAACTTATAGTGTAGATACTCTTTTACCAGCTTTGCTCCGTTCACTGGATGAACAGCGGTCACCAAAGGCCAAATTGGCTGTTATTGAGTTTGCTATCAGTTCCTTTAACAAACATGCAATGAACTCTGAAGGTTCTGGTAATACAGGCATCCTAAAGTTGTGGCTGGCTAAGTTGACTCCACTAGCCCATGATAAAAATACAAAGCTCAAGGAGGCAGCAATTACATGCATTATATCAGTTTACTCCCACTATGATCCCACAGCTGttcttaattttattcttaGTTTATCAGTTGAAGAACAGAATTCCTTGAGACGAGCCCTTAAACAGTACACTCCACGTATTGAAGTGGACCTAATGAACTTTTTACAGAGCAAGAAAGAGCGACAACGCTCCAAGTCCTCTTATGACCCATCTGATGTTGTTGGTACATCTTCAGAGGAAGGATATATTGGTGTGTCAAAGAAGAGTCATTTCTTTGGAAGGTATTCTGCTGGTTCCAATGACAGTGATGGTGGCAGGAAGTGGAGTTCTACCCAAGAATCACTAATTACTGGAAGTATTGGCCAAGCAGCTTCTGATGAAACTCAGGAGAACTTGCATCAGAATTTTGAGAATAATTCTAATGCTGATATTCATAGTTCAAAAACTAGAGATTTGACTTTCATGGTCAATCCTACCACGGAGAATGTGGGATCCCGGGCAAGTCGTCTTGAAAACGAGGATAACTCCTTAAACTTTGAGGATTTGTCTACTCCTCATCTAGACATTAATAGACTGTTGAGCTCTGAAGCCTTGGTGGATGCTGAAGGCATTCAGCGTGACAATGAGGCCTCACTTGACTTGAACCTTAATCATCACAAACCTGCAGCTATAAAGATTAATTCTTTTTCAGACTCAGGGCCTAGCATTCCCCAAATTCTTCACTTG ATTTGTAATGGTAATGATGAGAGTCCTGCTCCGGCTGCAAGTAAGCGTGGTGCACTTCAGCAGTTAACTGAAGCATCTGTTTCTAATGATCACTCTGTTTGGTCGAAG TACTTCAATCAAATTTTGACAGTTGTACTTGAGGTGTTGGATGACACGGAGTCCTCAATCCGGGAACTTGCTCTTTCATTGATTGTTGAAATGCTCAAAAACCag AAAGATGCCATGGAAGATTCTGTTGAGATTGTGATTGAGAAGCTGCTTCATGTTATGAAGGATTCTGTTCCAAAA GTTTCTAATGAAGCTGAGCACTGCCTGAGCATTGTGTTGTCTCAGTATGATCCATTCAGATGTTTAAGT GTGGTTGTCCCTTTATTGGTTACCGAGG
- the LOC110627302 gene encoding CLIP-associated protein isoform X2, which produces MLSDPNPGVREAAILCIEEMYTQAGPQFRDELHRHHLPMSMMKDINARLEKIEPQIRPSDGPTGNFATGEMKPMNLNPKKSSPKSKSSTRETSLFGGESDVTEKPIEPIKVYSEKELIREIEKIASTLVPEKDWSIRIAAMQRVEGLVLGGAADYSCFRGLLKQLVGPLSTQLSDRRSSIVKQACHLLCFLSKELLGDFEACAEIFIPVLFKLVVITVLVIAESADNCIKTMLRNCKVARVLPRIADCAKNDRNAVLRARCCEYALLILEYWADAPEIQRSADLYEDLIRCCVADAMSEVRATARMCYRMFAKTWPERSRRLFSCFDPVIQRIINEEDGGLHRRHASPSLRDRSSQLSFASQASTHPNLPGYGTSAIVAMDRTSSLSSGTSLSSGLVSQVKPLGRGTERSLESVLHASKQKVTAIESMLRGLEVSDKQNPSALRSSSLDLGVDPPSSRDPPFPATVPVSNHLTNSLTLDSTTTSISKSGNRNGGLVLSDIITQIQASKDSSKLSYQSSAATESLSAFSSYSAKRASERLQERGYIEESNDIREARRYANPHVDRQYIDMSYKDVNLRDSQNSHIPNFQRPLLRKHVAGRMSAGRRRSFDDSQLSLGEMSNYVEGPASLTDALSEGLSPSSDWNARVAAFNYLRSLLQQGPKGIQEVIQNFEKVMKLFFQHLDDPHHKVAQAALSTLADIIPSCRKPFESYMERILPHVFSRLIDPKELVRQPCSTTLEIVSKTYSVDTLLPALLRSLDEQRSPKAKLAVIEFAISSFNKHAMNSEGSGNTGILKLWLAKLTPLAHDKNTKLKEAAITCIISVYSHYDPTAVLNFILSLSVEEQNSLRRALKQYTPRIEVDLMNFLQSKKERQRSKSSYDPSDVVGTSSEEGYIGVSKKSHFFGRYSAGSNDSDGGRKWSSTQESLITGSIGQAASDETQENLHQNFENNSNADIHSSKTRDLTFMVNPTTENVGSRASRLENEDNSLNFEDLSTPHLDINRLLSSEALVDAEGIQRDNEASLDLNLNHHKPAAIKINSFSDSGPSIPQILHLICNGNDESPAPAASKRGALQQLTEASVSNDHSVWSKYFNQILTVVLEVLDDTESSIRELALSLIVEMLKNQKDAMEDSVEIVIEKLLHVMKDSVPKVSNEAEHCLSIVLSQYDPFRCLSVVVPLLVTEDEKTLVTCINCLTKLVGRLSQEELMTQLPSFLPALFEAFGNQSADVRKTVVFCLVDIYIMLGKAFLPYLEGLNSTQLRLVTIYANRISQARTGTAIDATHE; this is translated from the exons ATGTTGAGTGACCCAAATCCTGGTGTTAGGGAAGCTGCTATATTGTGCATTGAG GAGATGTATACACAGGCAGGGCCTCAATTCCGTGATGAGCTTCATCGGCATCATCTTCCTATGTCTATG ATGAAAGATATTAATGCTAGGTTAGAGAAGATTGAACCACAAATACGCCCTTCAGATGGGCCTACTGGTAACTTTGCTACTGGAGAAATGAAGCCTATGAACCTTAACCCCAAGAAAAGTAGTCCAAAGTCCAAGAGCTCCACAAGGGAGACGTCTCTTTTCGGAG GAGAAAGTGATGTTACAGAGAAACCCATTGAGCCAATTAAGGTTTATTCAGAAAAGGAGCTAATTAGGGAAATTGAAAAGATTGCTTCTACCCTTGTTCCCGAAAAGGATTGGTCTATACGCATTGCTGCCATGCAGAGAGTTGAAGGTCTTGTTTTAGGAg GTGCTGCTGattactcatgctttcggggacTTCTGAAGCAGCTTGTTGGTCCTCTAAGCACACAGTTATCTGATCGAAGGTCTAGCATAGTGAAGCAG gcTTGCCATCTACTATGCTTTTTGTCGAAGGAACTCTTGGGAGATTTTGAGGCGTGCGCTGAGATATTTATTCCT GTCCTTTTCAAGCTGGTTGTGATTACTGTACTCGTAATTGCAGAATCTGCAGATAACTGCATAAAAACA atGTTGCGTAATTGCAAAGTTGCCCGTGTGCTTCCTCGCATAGCTGATTGTGCAAAGAATGATCGCAATGCAGTACTTCGTGCAAG ATGTTGTGAATATGCACTACTGATACTAGAATATTGGGCTGATGCTCCAGAAATACAGCGGTCAGCTGATCTTTATGAAGATCTGATAAGGTGTTGTGTTGCAGATGCAATGAGCGAG GTGCGAGCAACTGCAAGAATGTGCTATAGAATGTTTGCAAAAACTTGGCCAGAACGTTCCCGCCGcttattttcatgttttgatcCTGTTATTCAACGG ATTATTAATGAAGAGGATGGGGGCTTGCATAGGCGACATGCCTCTCCTTCCCTCCGAGATAGAAGTTCACAATTGTCATTTGCCTCTCAAGCATCTACTCATCCAAATTTACCTGGATATGGAACTTCTGCAATTGTTGCAATGGATAGAACATCAAGCTTGTCCTCTGGGACATCTCTCTCTTCTGGCCTGGTGTCTCAAGTAAAGCCCCTTGGTAGAGGTACTGAACGTAGCCTCGAGAGTGTACTGCATGCAAGTAAACAGAAGGTCACTGCTATTGAAAGCATGCTTAGAGGTTTGGAAGTATCAGACAAACAGAACCCTTCAGCCCTTCGGTCATCCAGTTTGGATCTAG GAGTTGACCCTCCATCATCTCGTGATCCACCATTCCCTGCTACCGTTCCAGTTTCTAATCATCTCACAAACTCTCTAACTTTAGATTCAACCACTACTAGCATCAGTAAAAGTGGTAACCGCAATGGTGGCTTGGTTTTGTCTGATATTATCACTCAAATTCAAGCATCTAAAGATTCCTCTAAATTATCATATCAAAGTAGTGCAGCAACTGAGTCCCTGTCAGCATTTTCATCATATTCAGCCAAGAGGGCCTCTGAAAGACTCCAAGAAAGAGGTTACATCGAAGAGAGCAATGACATTAGGGAAGCTAGGCGATATGCAAATCCACATGTTGACAGGCAGTATATAGATATGTCTTACAAAGATGTAAACTTGAGGGATTCTCAGAACAGTCACATTCCCAACTTTCAAAGGCCACTTTTAAGAAAGCACGTAGCTGGACGAATGTCTGCTGGCAGGAGGAGAAGTTTTGATGACAGCCAACTTTCGCTTGGGGAGATGTCAAACTACGTAGAAGGACCTGCATCTCTCACTGATGCGCTGAGTGAGGGACTCAGTCCCAGTTCCGACTGGAATGCTAGAGTTGCTGCTTTTAATTACCTTCGGTCTTTGCTGCAGCAGGGGCCCAAAGGTATTCAGGAAGTGATCCAGAATTTTGAGAAGGTGATGAAGCTGTTTTTCCAGCACTTGGATGATCCCCACCATAAAGTTGCACAAGCGGCACTTTCAACCCTTGCAGACATCATTCCCTCTTGCCGAAAGCCCTTTGAGAGTTACATGGAAAGGATCTTACCTCATGTTTTTTCTCGATTAATTGACCCCAAGGAACTGGTTAGGCAACCTTGCTCAACAACTTTGGAGATTGTCAGCAAAACTTATAGTGTAGATACTCTTTTACCAGCTTTGCTCCGTTCACTGGATGAACAGCGGTCACCAAAGGCCAAATTGGCTGTTATTGAGTTTGCTATCAGTTCCTTTAACAAACATGCAATGAACTCTGAAGGTTCTGGTAATACAGGCATCCTAAAGTTGTGGCTGGCTAAGTTGACTCCACTAGCCCATGATAAAAATACAAAGCTCAAGGAGGCAGCAATTACATGCATTATATCAGTTTACTCCCACTATGATCCCACAGCTGttcttaattttattcttaGTTTATCAGTTGAAGAACAGAATTCCTTGAGACGAGCCCTTAAACAGTACACTCCACGTATTGAAGTGGACCTAATGAACTTTTTACAGAGCAAGAAAGAGCGACAACGCTCCAAGTCCTCTTATGACCCATCTGATGTTGTTGGTACATCTTCAGAGGAAGGATATATTGGTGTGTCAAAGAAGAGTCATTTCTTTGGAAGGTATTCTGCTGGTTCCAATGACAGTGATGGTGGCAGGAAGTGGAGTTCTACCCAAGAATCACTAATTACTGGAAGTATTGGCCAAGCAGCTTCTGATGAAACTCAGGAGAACTTGCATCAGAATTTTGAGAATAATTCTAATGCTGATATTCATAGTTCAAAAACTAGAGATTTGACTTTCATGGTCAATCCTACCACGGAGAATGTGGGATCCCGGGCAAGTCGTCTTGAAAACGAGGATAACTCCTTAAACTTTGAGGATTTGTCTACTCCTCATCTAGACATTAATAGACTGTTGAGCTCTGAAGCCTTGGTGGATGCTGAAGGCATTCAGCGTGACAATGAGGCCTCACTTGACTTGAACCTTAATCATCACAAACCTGCAGCTATAAAGATTAATTCTTTTTCAGACTCAGGGCCTAGCATTCCCCAAATTCTTCACTTG ATTTGTAATGGTAATGATGAGAGTCCTGCTCCGGCTGCAAGTAAGCGTGGTGCACTTCAGCAGTTAACTGAAGCATCTGTTTCTAATGATCACTCTGTTTGGTCGAAG TACTTCAATCAAATTTTGACAGTTGTACTTGAGGTGTTGGATGACACGGAGTCCTCAATCCGGGAACTTGCTCTTTCATTGATTGTTGAAATGCTCAAAAACCag AAAGATGCCATGGAAGATTCTGTTGAGATTGTGATTGAGAAGCTGCTTCATGTTATGAAGGATTCTGTTCCAAAA GTTTCTAATGAAGCTGAGCACTGCCTGAGCATTGTGTTGTCTCAGTATGATCCATTCAGATGTTTAAGT GTGGTTGTCCCTTTATTGGTTACCGAGG